The Streptomyces kanamyceticus genome window below encodes:
- a CDS encoding right-handed parallel beta-helix repeat-containing protein, whose translation MRSLVRKCRTHRWGSRAGWIAAPAAVALLALAGCGSTGADGKPGPTGPPAVLRVPAQYPSIQQAVDVARSGDVVLVSSGVYRESVAVRRPGVVLRGADRDRTVIDGQFTRANGITVTGARSVVENLTVRNHLANGVLFTGVTDERLQGRGAGGAGYNPLDTTEFPPLKGFRASYVTAYNNALYGIYAFDARSGLIEHSYASGQSDSGIYVGQCDPCDTVVRHNTLEHNAIGIEVTNASRKLYFLANTVRHNRVGLTVNSNNLEALGPQHEAVVVGNTITGNNDDRSPEQADGGFGIGIGIGGGTRNRVERNRIEDHRVAALVLRDVQGYPVRGNSVRNNAVGGGTALVLAASRTGGNCFTGSGSAPTSPRSLPSAMASCPGRDVPLSAPGATPSVEVPPGVSFKQVAEPPPQRPMPGARTAGARPAAGLPGPVALERYRQPAPVTG comes from the coding sequence ATGCGATCTCTTGTCAGGAAATGCCGGACACATCGATGGGGTTCGAGGGCCGGGTGGATCGCGGCGCCGGCCGCGGTGGCGCTGCTCGCGCTGGCCGGGTGCGGATCCACGGGCGCGGACGGCAAACCAGGGCCGACCGGACCGCCCGCCGTGCTGCGGGTGCCTGCCCAGTACCCGTCCATCCAGCAGGCCGTCGATGTCGCCCGATCCGGGGACGTGGTGCTGGTCTCTTCGGGTGTTTACCGGGAGAGCGTGGCCGTGCGACGGCCCGGTGTGGTGCTGCGCGGCGCCGACCGCGACAGGACCGTCATCGACGGGCAGTTCACCCGCGCCAACGGCATCACCGTCACCGGCGCGCGATCGGTGGTGGAGAACCTGACCGTACGCAATCACCTGGCGAACGGCGTGCTGTTCACCGGCGTCACCGACGAACGGCTGCAGGGCAGGGGCGCGGGCGGCGCGGGCTACAACCCGCTGGACACCACCGAGTTCCCGCCGCTGAAGGGCTTTCGGGCGTCGTACGTGACCGCGTACAACAACGCCCTGTACGGCATCTACGCCTTCGACGCGCGCAGCGGCCTCATCGAGCACTCCTACGCCTCGGGGCAGTCCGACTCGGGCATCTACGTGGGGCAGTGCGACCCGTGCGACACCGTGGTGCGGCACAACACCCTGGAGCACAACGCGATCGGCATCGAGGTCACCAACGCCTCGCGGAAGCTGTACTTCCTGGCCAACACCGTGCGCCACAACCGGGTCGGACTGACCGTCAACTCCAACAACCTCGAAGCCCTCGGTCCGCAGCACGAGGCCGTCGTGGTCGGCAACACCATCACCGGCAACAACGACGACCGCAGCCCGGAGCAGGCCGACGGCGGCTTCGGGATCGGCATCGGGATCGGCGGCGGCACCCGCAACCGCGTCGAACGCAACCGCATCGAGGACCACCGCGTGGCCGCGCTCGTGCTGCGCGACGTGCAGGGCTATCCCGTCCGGGGCAACAGCGTCAGGAACAACGCCGTCGGGGGCGGCACCGCGCTCGTCCTCGCCGCCTCCCGCACCGGAGGCAACTGCTTCACCGGCAGCGGCTCCGCTCCCACCAGCCCGCGGTCGCTGCCGTCCGCCATGGCCTCCTGCCCGGGGCGGGACGTCCCGCTGTCCGCTCCGGGCGCCACCCCGTCGGTGGAGGTCCCGCCCGGGGTGTCGTTCAAGCAGGTCGCCGAGCCGCCCCCGCAGCGGCCGATGCCGGGGGCGCGGACCGCCGGGGCGCGACCCGCCGCGGGGCTGCCGGGGCCGGTCGCCCTGGAGCGCTATCGGCAGCCCGCACCGGTCACCGGCTGA
- a CDS encoding SpaA isopeptide-forming pilin-related protein: MLATATASLAAGAPAQAAAPGDGTVKVRVVREVNANGSWDKVLEPGMNRVKVNLTDDAGTTITATTDANGVATLNPASSGLKGGKYRAQVINPKPGVLHSAFASREGLDGAPDKLSSTEEFVDVSGGSDVEFTTAFWNPADYCQKNAELVTACIGRDAVPGANEGSARTLLGFPYNARGENDQTTDLADKDTTGAVYGIGYSKPKKWIFSGAMARRGSAYGPGGPGAIYLTDRESAQTTQFATVPNVGNTAHVQDVDQDLAFQAVVAKESLGDVEVSEDGKDLYVVNLNDKKLYRYDATKRTADAPKASYAIPDPGCKTGGDWRPYGLGVQDGDVFVGGVCSAQSSDDKADMRAVVQKFDPESGKFTGTIMNEKLDFPRGRADNLVPAGCRGDRWYPWADEWRGTQDGRTCTARGAYPQPILADIVVETNGDLVLGFRDRYNDQHASALIRTPGGAPSSDPVSGGDLNRACPGAGGKFVLDGNGGCKNNATPQNSNQPADQDVKEFYPGDWRQALHMETAFAGIALSKVEETIASNGIDVTGDVYNNGTEFVNRWDGTSERGAQGGNVLLRGFGKGAAMADLEVLCDEAPIQIGNRVWYDVDKDGIQDPGEKPVPGATVNLYDENGGLVATTTTTSRGEYYFDSVNDGLKFRTKYTIKIDNPADYEEGGPLYRWRVTKNDAGKNDFIDSDGKVPPGGEFPEHTITTGTAGQDNHTYDFGYNQPTGEVRVLKVDSKTGKPLAGAVFQLWREDNGKRGLQTSGKADTKVGGTCTTNRRGQCKRDDQPLGAYYWQETKAPASHKLPKPSVFPVTLTWENRRAGASVTAKNQPKPGEIVLIKRDAKTRKALPGAVFQFWRESNGRAGLQRTGGRPDARVGSSCATDGRGQCRVTVPNGTYYLYETAVPEGYKLPAKRVSGPYRITDTTKRIVATLSNHRGETGKKK, encoded by the coding sequence ATGCTCGCCACCGCCACCGCCTCCCTCGCCGCCGGCGCTCCGGCGCAGGCGGCCGCACCCGGTGACGGCACGGTCAAGGTCCGTGTCGTCCGTGAGGTCAACGCCAACGGTTCCTGGGACAAGGTCCTGGAACCCGGCATGAACAGGGTGAAGGTCAACCTCACCGACGACGCGGGCACCACCATCACCGCCACCACCGACGCGAACGGGGTCGCCACGTTGAACCCGGCCTCGTCGGGGCTCAAGGGCGGCAAGTACCGGGCCCAGGTCATCAACCCCAAGCCGGGCGTGCTGCACTCCGCCTTCGCCTCCCGTGAGGGACTGGACGGCGCTCCCGACAAGCTCAGCAGCACCGAGGAGTTCGTCGACGTCTCCGGAGGCAGCGACGTCGAGTTCACCACGGCGTTCTGGAACCCGGCCGACTACTGCCAGAAGAACGCCGAACTGGTGACGGCGTGCATCGGCAGGGACGCCGTCCCGGGTGCCAACGAGGGAAGCGCGCGGACGCTGCTCGGCTTCCCGTACAACGCCCGTGGCGAGAACGACCAGACGACGGACCTGGCGGACAAGGACACCACGGGCGCCGTCTACGGCATCGGCTACAGCAAGCCGAAGAAGTGGATCTTCTCCGGGGCGATGGCCCGCCGCGGCTCCGCCTACGGTCCCGGCGGCCCCGGCGCCATCTACCTGACCGACCGGGAGAGCGCGCAGACCACGCAGTTCGCCACGGTCCCGAACGTCGGCAACACCGCGCACGTCCAGGACGTGGACCAGGACCTGGCGTTCCAGGCGGTGGTGGCCAAGGAGTCCCTCGGTGACGTCGAGGTCTCCGAGGACGGCAAGGACCTCTACGTAGTCAACCTCAACGACAAGAAGCTCTACCGCTACGACGCCACCAAGCGGACCGCGGACGCCCCCAAGGCGTCGTACGCGATTCCGGACCCCGGCTGCAAGACGGGCGGCGACTGGCGTCCGTACGGCCTCGGCGTGCAGGACGGCGACGTCTTCGTGGGCGGCGTCTGCTCGGCGCAGTCGAGCGACGACAAGGCCGACATGCGGGCCGTGGTCCAGAAGTTCGACCCTGAGAGCGGCAAGTTCACCGGCACGATCATGAACGAGAAGCTCGACTTCCCCCGCGGCCGGGCCGACAACCTCGTCCCCGCGGGCTGCCGGGGCGACCGCTGGTACCCGTGGGCCGACGAATGGCGCGGTACGCAGGACGGGCGGACCTGCACCGCCCGAGGCGCCTACCCGCAGCCGATCCTCGCCGACATCGTCGTGGAGACCAACGGCGACCTGGTCCTCGGCTTCCGCGACCGGTACAACGACCAGCACGCCTCCGCGCTCATCAGGACGCCCGGCGGAGCCCCGTCCTCCGACCCGGTATCGGGCGGCGACCTGAACCGGGCGTGCCCCGGGGCGGGCGGCAAGTTCGTCCTCGACGGCAACGGCGGCTGCAAGAACAACGCCACGCCGCAGAACAGCAACCAGCCCGCGGACCAGGACGTCAAGGAGTTCTACCCGGGTGACTGGCGGCAGGCCCTGCACATGGAGACCGCCTTCGCCGGTATCGCGCTGTCCAAGGTCGAGGAGACCATCGCGAGCAACGGCATCGACGTGACCGGTGACGTCTACAACAACGGCACCGAGTTCGTGAACCGCTGGGACGGCACCAGCGAGCGCGGGGCGCAGGGCGGCAACGTACTCCTGCGCGGCTTCGGCAAGGGCGCGGCCATGGCCGACCTGGAGGTGCTGTGCGACGAGGCGCCGATCCAGATCGGCAACCGCGTCTGGTACGACGTCGACAAGGACGGCATCCAGGACCCGGGCGAGAAGCCGGTCCCGGGCGCGACCGTCAACCTCTACGACGAGAACGGCGGTCTGGTCGCCACCACGACGACCACGAGCCGCGGTGAGTACTACTTCGACAGCGTCAACGACGGTCTGAAGTTCCGCACCAAGTACACGATCAAGATCGACAACCCGGCGGACTACGAGGAGGGCGGCCCGCTCTACCGCTGGCGCGTCACCAAGAACGACGCCGGCAAGAACGACTTCATCGACAGTGACGGCAAGGTGCCGCCGGGCGGCGAGTTCCCCGAGCACACCATCACCACCGGCACCGCGGGCCAGGACAACCACACCTACGACTTCGGCTACAACCAGCCCACCGGCGAAGTCCGCGTGCTCAAGGTCGACTCCAAGACGGGCAAGCCGCTCGCGGGTGCGGTCTTCCAGCTGTGGCGCGAGGACAACGGGAAGCGCGGCCTGCAGACGAGCGGCAAGGCCGACACCAAGGTGGGCGGCACCTGCACGACCAACCGCCGCGGCCAGTGCAAGCGGGACGACCAGCCCCTGGGCGCGTACTACTGGCAGGAGACCAAGGCACCGGCGAGCCACAAGCTGCCCAAGCCCAGCGTCTTCCCCGTGACCCTGACGTGGGAGAACCGCCGGGCGGGCGCGTCCGTCACCGCCAAGAACCAGCCCAAGCCGGGCGAGATCGTCCTGATCAAGCGGGACGCCAAGACCCGCAAGGCCCTGCCCGGTGCCGTCTTCCAGTTCTGGCGGGAGTCCAACGGCCGGGCCGGTCTGCAGCGCACCGGCGGGCGTCCCGACGCCCGGGTCGGCTCCTCCTGTGCCACCGACGGCCGCGGCCAGTGCCGCGTCACGGTCCCCAACGGCACGTACTACCTGTACGAGACGGCCGTTCCGGAGGGCTACAAGCTGCCCGCGAAGCGGGTCTCCGGGCCGTACCGCATCACCGACACGACCAAGCGCATCGTCGCCACCCTCTCCAACCACCGAGGTGAGACCGGAAAGAAGAAGTAG
- a CDS encoding bifunctional DNA primase/polymerase, with amino-acid sequence MATIDRHATALALAHALSAAERGLAVIPLSRAKLPALRSPHHEDPPPAPCHGDCGRLGHGVYDASTDPRRIRELFAAAPWATGYGIACGLPPHHLIGIDLDTKSGANASAALRELALRHLFTIPDTVVVTTPSGGRHIWLAGPPDAVIPNSAGRLAPGIDIRGAGGYLVGPGSRTEHGVYGTVPGTAQLPPAPCPPALLRLLTPAPRHHHAAPEPTDRPSAQQGQGLVQFVLAAHEGQRNTRLFWAACRAYENGIGELLAPQLTDAALRVGLTDREARSTIASAARLSGYA; translated from the coding sequence ATGGCCACCATCGACCGCCATGCCACCGCCCTGGCGCTCGCCCACGCTCTGTCCGCCGCCGAGCGGGGTCTCGCGGTGATCCCGCTGTCCCGCGCGAAGCTCCCCGCCCTGCGCTCCCCCCACCACGAAGATCCGCCACCCGCCCCCTGCCACGGCGATTGCGGCCGGCTCGGTCACGGCGTGTACGACGCGTCGACCGACCCCCGGCGCATCCGCGAGCTGTTCGCCGCGGCGCCCTGGGCCACCGGGTACGGCATCGCCTGCGGGCTGCCGCCGCACCATCTGATCGGCATCGACCTGGACACCAAGTCGGGCGCAAACGCCTCCGCCGCCCTGCGCGAACTGGCGCTGCGGCACCTCTTCACGATCCCCGACACCGTCGTCGTGACCACGCCGAGCGGCGGCCGCCACATCTGGCTCGCTGGGCCGCCCGACGCCGTGATCCCCAACTCGGCGGGCCGCCTGGCCCCCGGCATCGACATCCGCGGCGCGGGCGGCTACCTCGTCGGACCCGGCTCACGCACCGAGCACGGCGTCTACGGCACGGTGCCCGGCACCGCCCAACTGCCGCCCGCCCCCTGCCCGCCCGCCCTGCTGCGCCTGCTCACACCCGCACCGCGCCACCACCACGCCGCGCCCGAGCCGACCGACCGGCCGTCCGCCCAACAAGGGCAGGGCCTGGTCCAGTTCGTCCTCGCGGCGCACGAGGGACAGCGCAACACCCGCCTCTTCTGGGCCGCTTGCCGCGCCTACGAGAACGGCATCGGCGAACTCCTGGCCCCTCAGCTCACGGACGCGGCCCTCCGCGTCGGCCTCACCGACCGAGAGGCCCGCTCGACGATCGCGTCGGCGGCGCGGCTCTCGGGGTACGCGTGA
- a CDS encoding acyl-CoA dehydrogenase family protein, whose translation MHLAPTESQQRLRAELRAYFRKVMPAGPPDSTDVTGQRRLLRRIGADGMLGIGWPVEYGGQGRGADEQFVFFDEAYRAGAPVSMVTLNTVGPTLMKYGTEEQKAAFLPRILSGDIVFAIGYSEPSAGTDLASLRTRAVRDGDDWLIEGQKVFTSNAQNADWIWLACRTDPEAPKHQGISIVLVPTGAPGFSWTPIETVGGLTTTATYYDGIRVPAGNLVGEENGGWGLITNQLNHERVALAAIGMQAEDFYAAALASARTPDPVTGERRIDAPWVRSRLAEAHALLAATRLLNWRLVGDVGAGRLAPGDASGVKFVGTESAVEVYRICQEIAGEQGLVRAGSPGDLGGGDLERMNRAAQINTFGGGVSEVQREIVATMRLGMRRGRR comes from the coding sequence GTGCACCTCGCCCCCACCGAAAGCCAACAGCGCCTGCGCGCCGAACTGCGCGCGTACTTCCGGAAAGTGATGCCCGCGGGCCCGCCCGACAGCACCGATGTGACCGGACAGCGCAGGCTGCTGCGCAGGATCGGCGCCGACGGCATGCTCGGGATCGGCTGGCCCGTCGAGTACGGCGGCCAAGGGCGCGGCGCCGACGAGCAGTTCGTCTTCTTCGACGAGGCCTATCGCGCGGGCGCGCCCGTGTCGATGGTCACCCTGAACACCGTCGGGCCGACCCTCATGAAGTACGGCACCGAGGAGCAGAAGGCCGCCTTCCTGCCGCGCATCCTCAGCGGTGACATCGTCTTCGCGATCGGCTACAGCGAGCCGTCGGCGGGCACGGACCTGGCCTCGCTGCGGACCCGGGCGGTGCGCGACGGCGACGACTGGCTGATCGAAGGACAGAAGGTCTTCACCTCCAACGCGCAGAACGCCGACTGGATCTGGCTGGCCTGCCGCACCGACCCCGAGGCCCCCAAGCACCAGGGCATCTCGATCGTCCTCGTCCCCACCGGCGCCCCCGGATTCTCCTGGACGCCGATCGAGACCGTCGGCGGCCTGACGACGACGGCGACGTACTACGACGGGATCCGGGTCCCCGCGGGAAACCTCGTCGGCGAGGAGAACGGCGGCTGGGGCCTGATCACCAACCAGCTCAACCACGAGCGGGTGGCGCTCGCCGCGATCGGCATGCAGGCCGAGGACTTCTACGCGGCGGCGCTGGCCTCGGCCCGTACCCCCGATCCGGTGACGGGCGAACGTCGGATTGACGCCCCGTGGGTGCGATCCAGGCTGGCCGAGGCGCATGCCCTGCTCGCGGCAACGCGCCTGCTCAACTGGCGTTTGGTGGGTGATGTGGGGGCCGGGAGGCTGGCGCCCGGCGATGCGAGCGGCGTGAAGTTCGTGGGAACCGAATCGGCGGTGGAGGTGTATCGAATATGTCAGGAGATCGCGGGTGAGCAGGGCCTCGTGCGGGCCGGTTCGCCGGGTGATCTCGGGGGTGGCGATCTCGAGCGGATGAACAGGGCCGCGCAGATCAACACGTTCGGGGGCGGGGTGAGCGAGGTGCAGCGCGAGATCGTCGCGACGATGCGGCTCGGCATGCGGAGGGGGCGTCGGTGA
- a CDS encoding bifunctional MaoC family dehydratase N-terminal/OB-fold nucleic acid binding domain-containing protein codes for MKDIAYEDLKDIAYEELQAFEGRAAEETGHGKDPVNGPMIRHWCEAMGDTHPAYTGGDAVAPPTMLQAWTMGGLSANGGRFVAHDELFALLEGGGYTSVVATDCEQEYLLPLRPGDEITFDAVIESVSERKTTKLGTGHFITTRMDVRAGGELAGTHRFRILKYAPAQRKPQGKRPRPVINRDNAGFWDGVAAHRLLIQRCGGCDALRFPWLPGCNACGSAEWDTVEASGEGTVYSYVVMHHPPFPAFDPPYAVGLIELAEGVRIVSNVIGVPYDKVRIGMPVRLEIQRVDDELELPMFRAVDVSVDGAAEGEG; via the coding sequence GTGAAGGACATCGCGTACGAGGATCTGAAGGACATCGCCTACGAGGAGTTGCAGGCCTTCGAGGGCAGGGCCGCGGAGGAGACGGGGCACGGCAAGGACCCGGTCAACGGACCGATGATCAGGCACTGGTGCGAGGCGATGGGCGACACCCATCCCGCGTACACGGGCGGCGACGCGGTGGCGCCGCCGACGATGCTGCAGGCCTGGACGATGGGCGGCCTCTCGGCGAACGGCGGCCGGTTCGTGGCCCACGACGAGCTGTTCGCGCTGCTCGAAGGCGGTGGCTACACCTCGGTGGTGGCCACCGACTGCGAGCAGGAGTACCTGCTGCCGCTGCGGCCCGGCGACGAGATCACCTTCGACGCGGTGATCGAGTCGGTCTCCGAGCGCAAGACGACCAAGCTCGGCACGGGCCACTTCATCACCACGCGGATGGACGTCAGGGCAGGCGGAGAGCTCGCGGGGACCCACCGCTTCCGGATCCTCAAGTACGCACCGGCGCAGCGGAAACCGCAGGGCAAGCGCCCACGCCCCGTCATCAACCGGGACAACGCGGGATTCTGGGACGGCGTCGCCGCCCACCGCCTCCTGATCCAGCGCTGCGGAGGCTGCGACGCCCTGCGCTTCCCCTGGCTCCCGGGGTGCAACGCGTGCGGGTCAGCCGAGTGGGACACGGTCGAGGCGAGCGGCGAGGGCACCGTCTACTCGTACGTCGTGATGCACCACCCGCCCTTCCCCGCCTTCGACCCGCCCTATGCCGTCGGACTCATCGAGCTGGCGGAAGGCGTGCGGATCGTCAGCAACGTGATCGGGGTGCCGTACGACAAGGTGCGGATCGGGATGCCGGTGCGACTCGAAATCCAGCGTGTCGACGACGAGTTGGAGCTGCCGATGTTCCGGGCCGTGGACGTCTCCGTGGACGGCGCGGCAGAGGGCGAGGGCTGA